In the Hermetia illucens chromosome 1, iHerIll2.2.curated.20191125, whole genome shotgun sequence genome, taggctctgtcacctgttattgtgggaagcttgttcccagtttttgaaaacagacttagccaatgctactgatactccaattgctggttccggttccggcataggggagattaacccctctttcgctaaagcatctgcggtttcattttcttttacgccacagtgaccaggtacccagagtagttccgccgtattgaatctagagatagagttcaaacggtttctgcattcctgaacgattttcgaggtgatcaaaggactactcaacgccctcaatgcagcttggctatcactgaaGATTGCcatgcgtctgcccttcaatcgctcgtcaatcacctagtttgtcgcccttaggatcgcataaacttcagcttgaaaaaccattgcatattgccggaaaagcccacttctcgtttttattcgcaaggtagactccggctccaaaaCCTTGTTCTGTTttcgagccatcggtgtagaagatttccgaatatcccgccacgcattcctctgggacctcccagttttctctacgcctcagggtaacttcatatcttctaccaaacagatgtatgggggcacgagaatcggaaggcattataCGAACTGGATTctgtcctcccagtaactcttccaatgctctgtgccccccacatccgttgtttccccatagatctaataaatttagtctatgagctgctctcattggagtgctttcaataaatatatccaggggctgcaaattgagtaatgcattcagagctgcgccgggtgtcgtgctcatggcgccAGTGATACGCAGACACaccgttctttgcagtgcaCCCTACCTTCACGGTCATcacaccagctgaagtgataaaatcaaacagcttctctcctctaggattggaTTTGCTagtgccccaacaaatatgctgagcgttcgcatcacaacctattaaaagttcaaggccacttgattctgcatacattaccaggtcccttagttcttgcgtcggcggcgggcacaaagaatcatagggtaagtaggcagaggcagctaaaacgtttctcctcttatcattaacctggtattatgagttgaccgcaacaaggaaggtcctgggaacagaattgtctcagcatggttgcttctaacaattttgacatcagaacccAGGCCCTCGATCTCgaagatctttcatcgaaggaTCTTCTtcgtccccttgactgatccaataccacagattctgttaaaacgaacccatggctcttgaaccagaaatatataaggacagtcctgcaactttgccagctttgccgccagtagataggaagaagctttggcatgctgcaggttgatttgactaactcttatgtttgtagccataaaggcagtctaatatgaaaaccgccgctaactgaaaagtctgctgcgttcagtgtgcatctcaccggggttaccagtttgtcctcaccttccaccgaaagttccgcattcttgcgtccgatttttctggatattgccatacttggtggtgtagcaacgtccatgttctcattcccaagaaacttcgccttctttcggctgtagtcagatttccagtttctcccataagggagttgctatactatcctttttggctgaccgcgccgtagacaccgggtgtaggttttccactgaagtggagagcctgtcttccacaaatttctccgtgggggaacatgaattaggtgaggcctccaaaatccgtgcctcggccacagcatttctcagagtcgcgggtggatttgaagtctgtgacttcttaccacttggagagttacaatgctttgtttccatcttcatgtgtttttggacactcttagtgtagtagtaaactaccacaagctcccccaccacgacaaggtggtgtccgaggtgGAGGCTATATCCTTGAATAGGAGCTTGTGACAGACTCTTCCAACTCTCGTTTGTCCCCAAATGTTTCTGGTAAATGCATGTCTTGTACCTTTCCTTTGAAGCTGTCTGGGAATTCATTGATCAGTCATCTGCTACTCATGCTATTCTGTTTGGGATTTAATATCTTTCTCTACCGTCTTCGTTTCTTGGGTCTAAAATTCTTTAACGATTCGACATTTAATTGACTACCTAATTCTTCAAATATATCTTAATGTCATTATATCAATTTGGTGTTTGCAATGGCTAATTTTTCGGGAATGGCATAAGGTGTCGGAAAAACTGGTTCGCGATTGTTGACAGTGTCAATAGTGAgagtattaaattaaattaaaaattgttatcagagcgatatgTGACGATGTTAAAAGTTAATTAAGTCATCGAAGTAAAAATTCTGAGGAATTTAAATTTCTAAGCGGAAGCTGCCAAAGCCGCATCCTGTTATCGATTGGTTGCATATGGCCGAAACCACCgcctcaatcttttccatatggtaatttAAGGAGCAATGTCGTGTTAAAAGCCCTACCAAGGTATTCATGCCCTACTTCTtaggggacaacaaaaatgccgctctagcgactctccactcggctgcgtgattcttttcaatttcacccttcagagtatacttgacagtggatggccggttgcctaaacctggttcTGGACTCACCATTGCGAACCCAGGCCTTTGGTGAGTCAGTTTGTCATCTTTCTCATTGCCAGCGATATTTGAGTGTCctagcacccacatcaggaatgtttcgttcagttggccaagtttcagcagcacctaatGAGAAACAAATTCAAACtaattggcttgatatgtcgatcCTGTTTAGTTGATAATGTtttccgactgtcggaacaagcTCGAATGATACGACCCCTCCTTTTTCGTCGCAAAAATTCTTCTACTGCCAATGTCATAaatctccgcttggaatatggtcgtcatttttccaaaccaTCGGGCCAATTCCACGCAAATCAGATGTTGGGCCGTTGTTGATACCTACCTCAAAGCGCGTTCTCATGATTAGGAATCCGTTTTCGACAAGATCTTGACTGAGATTCAGGTCcaaaggagcatcacaattgtacaatgctacgcaatAACTGAATTTTTCGATATAGAGGATAAGGATGCTATTCATAGCGACTGCACTTAGCTCAGCTTCGTTGGGGAGATATTGTGATCGTTATTGCTGTTTAAACATGCGATGAGGAGAGATAGTTTTAGTAACTGTAGCAACAATACCGAAACGTTTGTAGGTTTCTCCCTACCACTTTCAGCGATGGAACATTTCTTGAGTGCACGGGCTACCACAAGGTCGATTGGGTTTCGAGTGATTGGTAACGAAATTCTAATTAGATCGATCATATCGTGATAAGCAGCATTTAGGACGTTTCTTCTGAATAGCCGTAACAAAAGTAGTGCTGGTTTGGAACTCGAAAGCGCCCAATCTGCAATGCAACGTTCACTATAGAAATAAAAATTCGAGGGTCCACGGGTTGTGTGACAAACAACAGCGACTGTGGGGTTGCTCTAAACCCCCACAAAGAAGTAAACAGGGAACATGCACCAAACGAAATAAAGGTTTACTCTCTCGAGCAGAAATTACCTTGAACGTCGGATTGAATCTACGTTCTTCGGTAATGTCTGCTCCAAACGGAAACATCCTTTGATAGAAAATGGCATGACTCTGATATTTCACCATGAAGCAATGGATGTTATGGGTTAGGCAATAAAGGTAATTTCACTTCGCTTTTGAGACAACAACAATCCAAGCGTTTCTTCAGCGAAGTTCAATGGACTGCAATGGTTGCAGAAAGCCTCCGAACGAAAGAAAGCGAACTGTTGTCAATTGTGTAATAGTGTTCAAACACTGCTTGATTCAAATCAACACTTGAAACATTTACTCCTACGCGTCGAAGTTTATCACGTTGATCTGTGCGGTAAGATTGGTGAattctcattgccaatcgtcggtCTTTGTTTTTGTGTTTATAACCTTACAGAGTGAACATCCTCAAAGGAAATCCATCATTTGAAAACACCATTGAAAATAGAATTCCACACCAAAATTATTAACGAGAAGGAAAATAAGCAGCGAATACAAATTGAATTACGAACGAATCCGCTAGAAATTGGCGGATGCATAAACAATGACAAATCCTGTCTCGAAATATCAAAAAAGGCGTTTCATATGTTTGTAACTAACCCAACTATAGATATTTAGTTGATTAAATTAGCGATTTATAATAGAATAAGGCAATGACTAAATTATGACCACCACATCAGTATTTTTCTGAAATATTGTACCGTTCTCATCCAATAGCAACAAAATGGCAGTAAATGTTTATTCAACAAATGTGACAAGTGATAACCTCTCTAGACATGACATGCTATCATGGGTGAATGACTGTTTACAGgctcaatttggcaaaattgagGAATTATGTACAGGTGAGTTGCTGGATGGTCATTGGTCTACGTGTTAGTGCTGATTGACTTCTCTTTTCAGGGGCAGCATATTGTCAATTCATGGACATGTTATTCCCTGGCAGTGTGCAGATGAAGCGCGTAAAGTTCCGTACGAATCTCGAACATGAAtacattcaaaatttcaaagtcTTACAAGCTTCCTTCAAGAAAATGAGTGTGGATAAAGTGAGTAGATAGCATCTTGTGTTCTTACGGATGTGAGAATTTCCTGTAGGTTACATTGGTGTAAAGTTCACTGTGCTTTCTATAAATTTCAATAGTCATAAGGACCACAGTTAAAATTAATTCAGATTTTTCTAAGAAAgcaaaaaatggtgaaaaaaaaatgtttttctcaaTCAAATAAAACAATGTTTAGATTATTCCGGTGGATAAATTAATCAAAGGACGATTTCAAGATAATTTCGAATTTCTGCAATGGTTCAAGAAATTCTTTGATGCAAACTATGACGGGCGTGAGTATGATCCTTTAGCAGCCCGTGGTGGGATACAGCTGGGACGAAATGCGGTGCAGAACGAATTAGGAACTGGCGGAGGTCATATCGAGAAACAACATCGCTCTCAACATTCTATTAAAGCGTCGAATATGCCGGCCATGCGGACTTTGAATACAGGCAGTTAGTTTCGTTGTTAAAACATTTGTgctttttcgtcatcatcaaaacaaACCAAAAAGGGAGCACGATCTTCTGTCTTAACgcttataattttttttgttctttttaatCAGTCCCGACTAATTTGCagcatttttatttgtttagatTAATTCGCTCATATTTCGATAGATGTGCTGCCAACAAGCTTAATCTGAGATGTGTTCGTGATGTGTTCATTTCAATTAGCAATTCTCCTTGGAAGCACATAGACAATTGGAGCTTGTTTGCAGCACGCTTGCTCatataaaattcattttcagcattttttttaaacacaAACCGATGGGCACACCTAATAAGTAGCATTTCACAGCAGAGTGCAATTCGGAAATGAACGTAATCCGCCGATTCAGATCGAACTCATCCTCTCAATTCCTTTTCAGATTCTctgattttataattttctttttcgatagtttctcttttgttttgacaatttaattttcttaatttcttgttttcttttgcATTCTAGATTATACCTATTGATAGACTAATTAAAGGTcggtttcaagataactttgaATTTTTACAATGGTTTAAGAAATTCTTTGATGCTAATTACGATGGTAGAGATTATGATGCTCTAGCCGCAAGAGATAATGTACCTATGGGTTTCGGTTCGTCGGCTGGTGGAAAATCAATAGCAAGTTCGATCAGAAAACCAACGGTTCCGACAACTACGAGTGCACCGCGTAGTGTCGCTAAGCCGAGTATGTCACATTATTCAACTTTTTATCTATCTTAAGAAATAATGAAATGTTCATGTGCTTCTTTATTTTTGCTAGTTACTATTAACCAAGTatttcttccttgttcctgcaACACGCGGGGTGTAAATGATATGGTCAAAGCTACAGATTCAAGTTAATTCTCCTGGTAGAGTTGTTTTTTCCATTTCTCGTTGTCTGATCAATAGCTTTTACAATTTCGATTATCGTAGCCATCTGTCTTAAATCGTAGTTATTTTTAGGTTCTTGAAATTCCCAAGTTCTGACATGtttatgataaagttattttcccGTGAAAGGTAGGTGGAATCCTGCAAGAAGTAAATTGAGTAGAAATTAAGAATTTCGATCGACAACCCTTCATTTACGTTAATATCCGACTGCAATACATAAATTAAACTTGATACAACATTCAATAATCCAAGATCTTATGAAACGAATAACGACACGTTATTAATTTGGGTACTTaagaaatttcattagcatttcCAATTAATCCTAGAATTTACTTAGGAAataacgaaaaataaaaaaaattaaaatatctttCAACCAAAGGAAAGACCTTTAACAGCCCTATCTCATTTTTGATACATATTTTCCTACTATTTTGCACCTATTCAAAAAACGGCTTAGAAATCAGATTAAAATTAGGATTAACAAATTATATTTGAACCCCAAAACTTAAAATCAGTAAATCAGGCAATTTTTAAAAACACAAATGGCACTATTAGCTCCACCATAATCCATTTATTCAATTGACATCTTCTCTTTGTCTCATCGTATTCCGTTAATTTGCTCCCTTAGATGTTGTACACATACTTTCGCTTATCATTTTTCTGTGTACACTTTGCATGTTCCTTTATCAATAAATATGCttatttctgttttattttccaaattGCCGCATTCTACAATGATACACAGCCGCGAAAATTCCACCAAAAACCATGACCGCTCCAACACATACAGCAAAAACTACTACGAATGCTACGAAGAAATCAGCGGGAGATAGTAATGCGACGAATAATTCTGCAACATCTCAACAAATTGAAGAGCTTTCCAATCAGGTAATTTTATGAAATTTGTATAATTTGTAAATATAATGACATCCCCAAAATAATTGGTCACTCCTATAATTGTTTCGGAACTGATAGTTGGGTATATGCTGCAAAAACTATTGTcatatggaaaaaaattgcCTCTTCCTTAGtcccaaattaaaaatattctaaTATGTAAAGATGAGGGGACAAAATGTACCGATGACAAAATGTAAATGTCTTCTCAGAAAATCATTTATtggaaatttgggaaaaaaaatatgataatttctttataCAATATTATTTGGATTACTACCTCGGGCTTTTTTTCCTCCTGCTTTTCTCATCAGCTCGCCAAAGTCTCCTCAGTTATACTTTGTAGTTCTGCATTTATTAGGTCGTTTCGCGCATTTCGCACAACATACAATTCAAAAAGGATACAGCCACTGTCTAGGATCATAAGCAGCCTAAGGCGGTAGTTACTTTCTCCATGTCTCCATCTACAACTTCATTGTAAACTTAAACATTGGGAGACATATTACATGACCCTCCCGGACGAATAGTATCTTCGTTATCAATCTTTTTGCGCACTTGGAAGTTTTGAGTTCAATCGTGATAGTTTATACATTTTCATCGGACGTATCAACTTGCCTCTGATAACCTCAAGTCTCAGCTACTTTGGGACCTTCCTACCTTGGCATTTCGAAGTCATGACTTTGTCAAAATACTGCATTTTAAATTGTTGTCGATTTTCTAAATGAGATTCTCATTCCACGCCAAATAAGTCTGAGTCTTTCCGGATTTTCAGGTGGTTgaattggttttatttttcttaaattttccaatttcgaCTAGTGAAAATACGATTCTTTTTACGATTTTGCTTACCTATGGACTGTGGTTCCATTTCGACGCAACTGCGAAAGGCACTGAAATGTTAGGGCCTGCCCACATCCCTGAGTTTGACTAACATATCGTCACGTGCTAGTTGACGGGACATTTCAATGTCGTCGCTACTGGCGAAATCTGCACGGTCggatttcgtcatttttttaAAGCTGTTTTGTAGAAGGCTCTCTGTCAGCTTAGATAGTTATCCGCCTACTCTATTCAAGCCAGTTCATTGTAAACAGCGGTCAACGCGGGTCTCAAACATTCGAGAGGGGAACCTGGGGAAAATAACTTAttttggaataaattttttttagggATATGAGGCATCTGAGTGCGCTTATGGCGAgccggaccaattggaaactTTCTTTCTCAGTTTCTGGTTCGCGGACCTCTCTGTTATAGGCTAGAAccttaatatacatatatagacgACTTGCGgcttcgtccaaggcagagaagTCATCGGAGGCTGCCGCCAATAACTGTCAACTTGACTCCTACCTGGATTTACGTACGCTTGATTTTTAGAATAATGTCTGCAAACTTTTACTTAAAAGTAAAAATTCCTTTGCTTCACTCAGATACCTGCACCGTAGAGTTTCCTTTCCTTGgcagtatagcttgaaagtttGTTATTCTTATGTGGGTctgtttacaaaacaaaaccttattaaaatcggctcttTGTCTGTCTCAAGCACGTTCcccagaaacggctatatcgattgacgTATTTCGGAAGCACTCGTTGCAAAGATTCAAGAAATTGCCCGGGCCCCCGCCTCCTCCCAACCAATAACTAACGCCGAGGTAAATCTTGAGTATCTTTTATAATGTTTCAAATGATCTGTTTAAAGTCGATATGAAGTGGCGGTGGGCTTGATGCTGATTTAATATCAGTTTAAAAGCTATATTTTCACTTAAACAAACAGTATGAGTAGGTAGAGTGACCGAAAATAAACGGGACAAACTTATATCTCAATTTTATTGGATTGATTGATATTTATCATCTTATTTAATGATAATGTAACACATTTTATAATTTCAGATTATGGATATGCGTTTGAATTTGGAAGGATTAGAAAAGGAACGTGATTTCTACTTTAGCAAACTGAGGGATATTGAGATTTTGTAAGTTCTTAACACAAACGTTGTTTTCCTGATTCGTTCAATGCTAATTGTGATTTTTCGATGCAGATGTCAAGATGTTGACGATGCGGAACCTAATCCCCTGGTACaaaaaattctggacattttgTATGCAACAGAGGTGAGTgtgaatatattttattgaatccTAAAAGCcaactgatgatgatgatcttattTGGTTAAGGGGAAATAAAACATAGGGGATATGATATGTTATCATCATTGAAACAAGGCAATTGAACTACGAGGGCAGATCTATACTTTACATTGAATAGTTAACGAGGAATTGCCGCATAGGGCAAGTGTTAATCCACAAAAGTAATCGACAGCATATCTCTGCGCCGTTATGTTAACCAGTTGAGGAAGGTGTACATGGTTATCATATGTCTTAAACTCGACGAGTGCGTTGTATGTTCCTTAGATCCCAAAGCTACCAGAATCGTAATTGCATCTCCCACcaacaatgaaaataaaaaaaagtattaatttGAACGCACACGATCTGTATGGAAGCAATGAAAAGTACAATACATTCATTTGATTCGCCCCTGCCATGGAGGAAAATATAACACCTAAAATCGACAAAGAATTTGAAGGAAACCGCAAATTTTTTAATGGCTTCATTAATACATTAGCTAGTTGTACGCTTTTTGTTCTTATTGATAACCACTTTAAGAACTGGAAGGATCGTTTCATCATGATTCGAAGTGAAACTGTGTCTCATGAAGTTCTATCTTTCATGGGTAAGTCAAAATGATATATAGATACGGACTACTCCTTCTAGCTAAAGCAATATTATCTC is a window encoding:
- the LOC119652833 gene encoding microtubule-associated protein RP/EB family member 1 isoform X3 yields the protein MAVNVYSTNVTSDNLSRHDMLSWVNDCLQAQFGKIEELCTGAAYCQFMDMLFPGSVQMKRVKFRTNLEHEYIQNFKVLQASFKKMSVDKIIPVDKLIKGRFQDNFEFLQWFKKFFDANYDGREYDPLAARGGIQLGRNAVQNELGTGGGHIEKQHRSQHSIKASNMPAMRTLNTGTAKIPPKTMTAPTHTAKTTTNATKKSAGDSNATNNSATSQQIEELSNQIMDMRLNLEGLEKERDFYFSKLRDIEILCQDVDDAEPNPLVQKILDILYATEDGFAPPDELPAEDEEY
- the LOC119652833 gene encoding microtubule-associated protein RP/EB family member 1 isoform X1 — translated: MAVNVYSTNVTSDNLSRHDMLSWVNDCLQAQFGKIEELCTGAAYCQFMDMLFPGSVQMKRVKFRTNLEHEYIQNFKVLQASFKKMSVDKIIPVDKLIKGRFQDNFEFLQWFKKFFDANYDGREYDPLAARGGIQLGRNAVQNELGTGGGHIEKQHRSQHSIKASNMPAMRTLNTGTAKIPPKTMTAPTHTAKTTTNATKKSAGDSNATNNSATSQQIEELSNQIMDMRLNLEGLEKERDFYFSKLRDIEILCQDVDDAEPNPLVQKILDILYATEVDKTIRNQDGFAPPDELPAEDEEY
- the LOC119652833 gene encoding microtubule-associated protein RP/EB family member 1 isoform X2 produces the protein MAVNVYSTNVTSDNLSRHDMLSWVNDCLQAQFGKIEELCTGAAYCQFMDMLFPGSVQMKRVKFRTNLEHEYIQNFKVLQASFKKMSVDKIIPIDRLIKGRFQDNFEFLQWFKKFFDANYDGRDYDALAARDNVPMGFGSSAGGKSIASSIRKPTVPTTTSAPRSVAKPTAKIPPKTMTAPTHTAKTTTNATKKSAGDSNATNNSATSQQIEELSNQIMDMRLNLEGLEKERDFYFSKLRDIEILCQDVDDAEPNPLVQKILDILYATEVDKTIRNQDGFAPPDELPAEDEEY
- the LOC119652833 gene encoding microtubule-associated protein RP/EB family member 1 isoform X4: MAVNVYSTNVTSDNLSRHDMLSWVNDCLQAQFGKIEELCTGAAYCQFMDMLFPGSVQMKRVKFRTNLEHEYIQNFKVLQASFKKMSVDKIIPIDRLIKGRFQDNFEFLQWFKKFFDANYDGRDYDALAARDNVPMGFGSSAGGKSIASSIRKPTVPTTTSAPRSVAKPTAKIPPKTMTAPTHTAKTTTNATKKSAGDSNATNNSATSQQIEELSNQIMDMRLNLEGLEKERDFYFSKLRDIEILCQDVDDAEPNPLVQKILDILYATEDGFAPPDELPAEDEEY